Proteins encoded together in one Bradyrhizobium sp. PSBB068 window:
- a CDS encoding ABC transporter ATP-binding protein, translating to MALLDVNGLEIFYGDLQAVFDMNFTVADGEAVALVGANGAGKSTFLKALVGLNEERRGAVHFDGIDISQVPAEQVSRLGLIMVPEGRLLFDSLTIEENLLMGSVNRRKGSWTLRRVFDLFPILEERRRMFPGQLSGGQQQMAAIGRALMSNPRLLLCDEISLGLAPVVVEQIYRSFADIRREGTAVVLVEQDVKRALATSERIYCLLKGRVSLTGPAQGLQPEQLTHAYFGN from the coding sequence ATGGCGTTGCTTGATGTGAACGGCCTCGAGATATTCTACGGCGATCTCCAGGCCGTGTTCGACATGAACTTCACCGTCGCCGACGGCGAGGCGGTGGCGCTGGTCGGCGCCAACGGCGCCGGCAAGTCAACCTTCTTGAAGGCACTGGTCGGGCTCAACGAGGAGCGGCGCGGGGCCGTGCATTTCGACGGTATCGACATCTCGCAGGTGCCGGCCGAGCAGGTGTCGCGGCTCGGGCTCATCATGGTGCCCGAGGGCCGCCTGCTGTTCGACTCGCTGACCATCGAGGAGAACCTGCTGATGGGCAGCGTCAACCGTCGCAAGGGCAGCTGGACCCTGCGGCGGGTGTTCGACCTGTTCCCGATCCTGGAAGAGCGGCGGCGGATGTTTCCGGGTCAGCTCTCCGGCGGCCAGCAGCAGATGGCGGCGATCGGTCGCGCGCTGATGTCGAATCCGCGGCTCTTGCTGTGCGACGAGATATCTCTCGGGCTTGCTCCCGTCGTGGTCGAGCAGATCTATCGCTCGTTCGCCGACATCCGCCGCGAGGGCACCGCGGTCGTGCTGGTCGAGCAGGACGTCAAGCGCGCGCTCGCGACCTCCGAGCGGATCTATTGCCTGTTGAAGGGGCGGGTGTCGTTGACTGGCCCGGCGCAGGGGTTGCAGCCGGAGCAGCTGACGCACGCCTATTTCGGAAACTAG
- a CDS encoding branched-chain amino acid ABC transporter permease, producing the protein MIWVETLINGALLGGLYALLGIGLALVFGVMRVVNIAHGEFMVLSAFCAVLLSNLFPQVSPLLMLIPVIALSFAVGWLYQAAIVNRVVTSPDPLSPLLLTFGVSVILRNVMVEVFGADVRSLQVGELSRASLEIAGLNIGIMPLLTLVLAALLFMALQLVLRHTEFGRIVRATADRRDIVRLSGVKPDRVYNYVMGLSLALGAIGGVLLAVRSSFTPFSGAERLLIAFEVVVLGGLGSFWGALLGGIALGMAQLIGLKIDPNAGLLYAHLLFFIMLLIRPSGLVSSRV; encoded by the coding sequence ATGATCTGGGTTGAGACATTGATCAACGGGGCCCTGCTGGGCGGGCTCTACGCGCTGCTCGGCATCGGGCTCGCGCTGGTGTTCGGCGTGATGCGCGTCGTCAACATCGCGCATGGCGAATTCATGGTGCTGAGCGCGTTCTGCGCCGTGCTGCTGTCCAACCTGTTTCCGCAGGTGTCGCCGCTGCTGATGCTGATCCCGGTGATCGCGCTGTCCTTTGCAGTCGGATGGCTGTACCAGGCCGCCATCGTCAACCGGGTCGTGACATCGCCCGATCCGCTGTCGCCGCTGCTGCTGACCTTTGGCGTCTCGGTGATCCTGCGCAACGTGATGGTCGAGGTCTTCGGCGCCGACGTGCGCAGCCTGCAGGTCGGCGAGCTCTCGCGCGCCAGCCTCGAAATCGCCGGCCTCAACATCGGCATCATGCCGCTGCTGACCCTGGTGCTTGCGGCGTTGTTGTTCATGGCGTTGCAACTGGTGCTGCGCCACACCGAGTTCGGCCGCATCGTGCGCGCCACCGCCGACCGCCGCGACATCGTCCGGCTGTCCGGGGTCAAGCCGGACCGGGTCTATAACTACGTCATGGGCCTGTCGCTCGCACTCGGCGCGATCGGCGGCGTCTTGCTCGCGGTGCGCTCGAGCTTCACGCCGTTCTCGGGCGCCGAGCGGCTCTTGATCGCCTTCGAGGTCGTGGTGCTCGGCGGGCTCGGCTCGTTCTGGGGCGCGCTGCTCGGCGGCATCGCACTCGGCATGGCGCAGCTGATCGGGCTGAAGATCGATCCGAATGCCGGGCTGCTCTACGCGCACCTGCTGTTCTTCATCATGCTGCTGATCCGCCCGTCGGGTCTCGTGTCGAGCAGGGTGTGA
- a CDS encoding branched-chain amino acid ABC transporter permease, translating into MMPMPTRTLLLTSTVVLVALIAGAPFVLNEGFLRLATECLLLLTMAQMWNLLAGYAGLVSLGHQVFIAFGAYALFLTSGWLEVTPIWVLPVAPLVAAAVAAIIAFPLFRLRDAYFSIAMWVFAEIIGAFTMKSQAVGGTSGVPLATSKLIDFDWFEPTMFWLAGGLTLVTIAALYKMMTSSFGLGLMSVRDNDLAAMSVGVDVRHNRFIAFVLSAAGCGLAGALSFMGNLFIAPLAAFDVNWSVYMMFIVIIGGIGTLEGPILGVIIFFGLRELMTGPLGLSGGWYLVGLGIIAVVVMIVAPRGIWPALRDRLGVRLLDVHRAAPRPARATIPPVVSERVTG; encoded by the coding sequence GTGATGCCGATGCCGACACGGACACTTCTCCTGACCTCTACCGTAGTGCTCGTCGCACTCATTGCCGGTGCGCCCTTCGTGCTGAACGAGGGCTTCCTGCGGCTCGCGACCGAGTGCCTGCTGCTGCTGACCATGGCGCAGATGTGGAACCTGCTGGCGGGCTATGCCGGGCTGGTCTCGCTCGGCCACCAGGTGTTCATCGCCTTCGGTGCCTATGCGCTGTTCCTGACCTCGGGCTGGCTCGAGGTGACCCCGATCTGGGTGCTGCCGGTGGCGCCGCTGGTGGCCGCGGCCGTCGCCGCGATCATCGCCTTTCCGCTGTTCCGGCTGCGCGACGCCTATTTCTCGATCGCGATGTGGGTGTTCGCCGAGATCATCGGCGCGTTCACCATGAAGTCGCAGGCGGTCGGCGGCACCTCCGGCGTGCCGCTCGCCACCAGCAAGCTGATCGATTTCGACTGGTTCGAGCCGACGATGTTCTGGCTCGCCGGCGGCCTGACGCTGGTCACCATCGCGGCGCTCTACAAGATGATGACCTCGAGCTTCGGGCTCGGGCTGATGAGCGTTCGCGACAACGATCTTGCCGCGATGAGCGTCGGCGTCGACGTCCGCCACAACCGCTTCATCGCCTTCGTGCTGTCGGCGGCCGGATGCGGGCTGGCCGGTGCGCTCAGCTTCATGGGCAATCTGTTCATCGCGCCGCTGGCGGCGTTCGACGTCAACTGGTCGGTCTATATGATGTTCATCGTGATCATCGGCGGTATCGGCACGCTCGAAGGCCCGATTCTCGGCGTCATCATTTTCTTCGGTTTGCGCGAGTTGATGACCGGGCCGCTTGGCCTGTCCGGCGGCTGGTATCTGGTCGGCCTCGGCATCATTGCAGTCGTCGTGATGATCGTGGCGCCGCGCGGCATCTGGCCGGCGCTGCGCGACCGCCTCGGCGTGCGGCTGCTCGATGTCCATCGCGCCGCGCCGCGCCCGGCCAGAGCGACCATCCCGCCGGTCGTGTCGGAACGGGTTACCGGATGA
- a CDS encoding tyramine oxidase produces the protein MALIFRRGGWALAGLVAATLVTPAKAERRMWPQAAATHPMDGLTTDEIRSVSEILRGAGRLDDAARVVSMTVEEDPKDEVRAWKPGQPFARRAHATLLSSGHLYEAHIDLAGRSLVGWDEVSDHEAALTIDELMSAGDLPKQDPRWIAAMAKRGITDFKNVLCLPLTVGPVSDPALKGRRLLNVPCVDTTGAGNNLWGKPIENLVAQVDLKSRTVLSVTDLGVVAPPPLTPSHAYADSGKYRKPPKPIEIMAPEGSNVKVEGGQVHWDNWSFHVRLEPRVGAVLSLIRYDDHGSLRDIAYQISASEMFVPYMDPAPTWSFRAYMDIGEYGFGVLSSELQRGVDCPEGAHYLDLTISDTKGAPVVSKGAVCIFERPTGDPIWRHSELLNNTAEVRPNNELVVRMAPVVGNYDYLVDYVFDRAGNIDVRLGAYGIDATKGVASKTLSDPTAAQDTAYGTLVDERLLAVNHDHYMTFRIDMDVDGTANRLVEDRFSVRRLDEGQRKSLWQVDTKPVATEGPVTTPLSAAQFRIESTGKTNKQGYRTSYQLMPGHSDVSLLAKDDPIQLRAGFSAYTLWTSAYARDERYAAGMYPNENPDVDGLPKWTSAKRPIEDRDLVLWYTVGFRHVPRAEDWPVMPGLWHGFRLRPFNFFDRNPALDVPPIVNARESK, from the coding sequence ATGGCTCTGATATTCCGGCGTGGCGGATGGGCATTGGCAGGCCTGGTTGCGGCGACACTGGTGACGCCGGCAAAGGCCGAGCGCAGGATGTGGCCGCAGGCCGCCGCGACACACCCGATGGATGGGCTGACGACGGACGAAATCCGATCGGTCTCCGAAATCCTCCGCGGCGCCGGCAGGCTCGACGATGCGGCGCGCGTCGTCTCGATGACGGTCGAAGAGGATCCCAAGGACGAGGTACGGGCGTGGAAGCCCGGACAGCCCTTCGCACGCCGGGCGCACGCGACCCTGCTGAGCAGCGGGCACCTCTACGAGGCGCATATCGACCTCGCCGGGCGCAGCCTGGTCGGCTGGGATGAGGTCAGCGATCATGAGGCAGCGCTGACCATCGACGAGTTGATGTCCGCAGGCGATCTGCCGAAGCAGGACCCGCGCTGGATCGCCGCGATGGCCAAGCGCGGCATCACCGACTTCAAGAATGTGCTGTGCCTGCCGCTGACGGTCGGGCCGGTGAGCGACCCGGCCCTGAAGGGCCGCCGCCTGCTCAACGTGCCCTGCGTCGACACCACGGGCGCCGGCAACAATCTCTGGGGCAAGCCGATCGAGAACCTGGTCGCCCAGGTCGATCTCAAGAGCAGGACCGTGCTGTCGGTGACCGATCTTGGCGTGGTGGCGCCGCCGCCGCTGACGCCATCGCACGCCTACGCCGACTCCGGAAAATACCGCAAGCCGCCGAAGCCGATCGAGATCATGGCGCCCGAGGGCAGCAACGTGAAGGTGGAGGGCGGCCAGGTCCACTGGGACAATTGGTCGTTCCATGTCCGTCTTGAGCCGCGTGTCGGCGCGGTGCTGTCGCTGATCCGCTATGACGACCACGGCTCGTTGCGCGACATCGCCTATCAGATCTCCGCGAGCGAGATGTTCGTGCCCTATATGGATCCGGCACCGACCTGGTCGTTTCGCGCCTATATGGACATCGGCGAATACGGCTTTGGCGTGCTCTCCAGTGAATTGCAGCGCGGCGTGGATTGTCCCGAGGGCGCACACTATCTTGATCTGACAATATCGGACACCAAGGGCGCGCCTGTCGTCTCCAAGGGCGCGGTCTGCATCTTCGAACGCCCGACCGGCGATCCGATCTGGCGCCACAGCGAGCTGCTCAACAACACCGCCGAGGTGCGGCCGAACAACGAGCTGGTGGTGCGGATGGCGCCGGTGGTCGGCAACTACGACTACCTGGTTGACTACGTGTTCGACCGTGCCGGCAATATCGATGTCCGGCTCGGCGCCTACGGCATCGACGCGACCAAGGGCGTGGCGAGCAAGACTCTGAGCGATCCGACGGCCGCGCAGGATACCGCCTACGGAACGCTGGTGGACGAGCGATTGCTGGCGGTCAATCACGATCACTACATGACGTTCCGGATCGACATGGACGTCGACGGTACCGCGAACCGACTGGTCGAGGATCGCTTCAGCGTCCGCCGGCTCGACGAGGGCCAACGCAAGAGCCTGTGGCAGGTCGACACCAAACCGGTCGCGACCGAAGGGCCGGTCACGACGCCGCTGAGCGCCGCGCAATTCAGGATCGAGAGCACGGGCAAGACTAACAAACAGGGCTACCGCACCAGCTATCAGCTGATGCCCGGCCATTCCGACGTCTCGCTGCTCGCCAAGGACGATCCGATCCAGTTGCGCGCCGGCTTCAGCGCCTACACGCTATGGACCTCGGCCTACGCCAGGGACGAGCGCTACGCCGCCGGCATGTATCCGAACGAGAACCCCGACGTCGATGGACTGCCGAAATGGACCTCGGCAAAGAGGCCGATCGAGGATCGCGACCTCGTGCTGTGGTACACGGTCGGCTTCCGTCACGTGCCGCGTGCCGAGGATTGGCCTGTCATGCCCGGCCTCTGGCATGGCTTCCGGCTGCGCCCGTTCAACTTCTTCGATCGCAATCCCGCGCTCGACGTGCCGCCGATTGTGAACGCCAGGGAGAGCAAATGA